One window of Nicotiana tomentosiformis chromosome 11, ASM39032v3, whole genome shotgun sequence genomic DNA carries:
- the LOC138901030 gene encoding uncharacterized protein has protein sequence MIKSFIVKTDGRLDAHGAAIKELRIGLCNLERQVEQITTILSERITDDKKIEKNKGKKGAEKSKKEENSRRDESEKSKHMPALPFPQKLYREKLEKQFERFLDMLKQVNVNFPFTEVLSQMPAYAKFLKEILTKKRKIEETSVVKITEHCSAILQNKLPQKCRDSGSFTIPCSLGTLNFDKSLYDSGASINLMPLSIYRKLENELGEIRSSPISLQLAE, from the exons ATGATAAAATCCTTCATTGTCAAGACTGATgggagattagatgctcatggtgcagCTATCAAGGAACTTAGGATAGGTTTATGtaacttggagagacaagtggaACAAATTACAACTATATTATCTGAGAGAATAACAG ATGATAAAAAGATTGAGAAGAataaaggcaagaagggagctgagaaaAGCAAGAAGGAAGAGAATTCAAGAAGGGATGAATCTGAAAAGAGCAAGcacatgcctgctttaccttttccccaaaagctttaTAGAGAGAAGTTGGAaaagcaatttgagagatttctggatatgtTGAAACAAGTTAATGTAAATTTTCCATTTACTGAAGTTCTctcccaaatgccagcttatgctaaGTTCCTGAAGgaaatcctgacaaagaagagaaagatagaagagacctcagtggtcaagatcacagagcattgcagcgcgatcttgcaaaacaaactcccacaaaagtgtagagattcagggagttttactataccttgctcgttaggcactcttaaCTTTGATAAGTCTTTGtatgattctggtgcctcaattaatttaatgcctttgtctatttataggaaacttgagaatgagcttggagagataaggtcttcaccaatatctttgcagctggcagagtAA